The Lolium rigidum isolate FL_2022 unplaced genomic scaffold, APGP_CSIRO_Lrig_0.1 contig_71245_1, whole genome shotgun sequence genome contains a region encoding:
- the LOC124682224 gene encoding defensin Tm-AMP-D1.2-like, which produces MAVSSGRAAASAALLLLLLLTTELGTTTVAGAGERTCKSQSHNFKGECTSTTNCASVCKTEGFPDGKCKSHYFVRKCFCIKDC; this is translated from the exons ATGGCAGTTTCTTCTGGCCGCGCGGCAGcgtccgccgccctcctccttctcctcctcctcaccaCAG AGCTGGGGACGACGACAGTGGCGGGGGCGGGGGAGAGGACCTGCAAATCGCAGAGCCACAACTTCAAGGGGGAGTGCACGAGCACGACCAACTGCGCCAGCGTGTGCAAGACTGAGGGCTTCCCCGACGGCAAGTGCAAGTCGCACTACTTCGTGCGCAAGTGCTTCTGCATCAAGGACTGCTGA